Sequence from the Mycobacterium florentinum genome:
GTTGAGCACGCCCAGCCCGCCGAGCCGGCCCAGCTCGATCGCGAACTCCGGCGACACCAACGCATCGGTCGGGTGCGCCACGACGGGGATCTCGAACCGGTAGGCGTCCAGCTGCCAGGTGGTCGACACGTCCTGCGACGAGCGGGTACGGCGGGACGGGACGATGCTGACTTCGCTGAGCTCGTAGGTGCGACGGGCGACTCTGCCCATCCCGATCTCGACCATGTTGAGTTCGCTGCTCACCGCGCGTAGTAGTTCGGTGCTTCGACGGTCATCGTGACGTCGTGGGGATGGCTTTCCTTGAGCCCGGCCGAGGTGATCCGGACGAACTGCGCCTGCTGCAGCACCTCGATGGTGGGCGAACCGGTGTAGCCCATCGCGGCGCGCAGGCCGCCGGTCAGCTGGTGGATCACCGACGACAGCGGGCCGCGGAACGGCACCCGGCCCTCGATGCCCTCGGGCACCAGCTTGTCCTCGGAGAGCGCGTCGTCGGCGAAGTAGCGGTCCTTGGAGTAGGACTTGGCTCCGCTGCGGCCCGCCATCGCGCCCAGCGACCCCATGCCGCGGTAGCTCTTGAACTGCTTGCCGTTGACGAAGATCAGCTCGCCGGGCGCCTCGGCGGTACCGGCCAGCAACGAGCCCAGCATGGCCGTCGATGCGCCGGCGGCCAGCGCCTTGGCGATGTCGCCGGAATACTGCAGTCCGCCGTCGGCGATGACCGGCACCCCGTGCGGTCCGCAGGCCGCGACGGCTTCCAGGATCGCCGTGATTTGAGGCGCGCCGACCCCGGCCACCACCCGGGTGGTGCAGATCGAGCCCGGTCCCACGCCGACCTTCACCGCGTCGGCGCCGGCCTCGACCAGCGCCAGGGCGGCCGAGCGGGTCGCGACATTGCCGCCGATGATCTCGACCTTCTCCCCGACTTCGGCCTTGAGTTTGCCGACCATTTCCAGCACGGTGCGGTTGTGCGCGTGCGCGGTGTCCACGATCAGCACATCAGCCCCGGCGTCGACCAGCATCATCGCGCGGACCCAGGCGTCACCGCCG
This genomic interval carries:
- the guaB gene encoding IMP dehydrogenase produces the protein MSRGTSHLEDSSDLVASPYLRVGGLADEAVPTGGDNPHKVAMLGLTYDDVLLLPAASDVVPATADTSSQLTKKIRLRVPLVSSAMDTVTESRMAIAMARAGGMGVLHRNLPVAEQAGQVEMVKRSEAGMVTDPVTCRPDNTLAQVDALCARFRISGLPVVDDSGALVGIITNRDMRFEVDQTRPVSEVMTKAPLITAREGVSADAALGLLRRNKIEKLPIVDGHGRLTGLITVKDFVKTEQHPLATKDSDGRLLVGAAVGVGGDAWVRAMMLVDAGADVLIVDTAHAHNRTVLEMVGKLKAEVGEKVEIIGGNVATRSAALALVEAGADAVKVGVGPGSICTTRVVAGVGAPQITAILEAVAACGPHGVPVIADGGLQYSGDIAKALAAGASTAMLGSLLAGTAEAPGELIFVNGKQFKSYRGMGSLGAMAGRSGAKSYSKDRYFADDALSEDKLVPEGIEGRVPFRGPLSSVIHQLTGGLRAAMGYTGSPTIEVLQQAQFVRITSAGLKESHPHDVTMTVEAPNYYAR